The genomic region CGGCCGCAGCCCCTGCGGGAGAGTGAGCTGAACCGCATACTGCACCGGGACGAGCCTTCCAAGGAAAAGGGAGAAGGCGTGGAGATCCCCTACCGGACCGGCGACCAGGTCAAGGTGACGGACGGACCGTTCACCGATTTTACCGGCGTGGTGGAAGCGATACATCCGGACCGGCAGAAGCTGAAGGTCATGGTGAGCATTTTCGGACGCGCGACCCCGGTGGAACTCGACTTCCTCCAGGTCTCGCACGTCACGTAGGAGGGTGCTTTGGCTAAGAAGATAACTACGGTGATCAAGCTCCAGGTACCGGCCGGGCAGGCGAATCCGGCGCCGCCGGTGGGATCGGCCCTCGGCCAGCACGGCGTCAATCCCATGGAGTTCTGCAAGGTCTTCAACGCGAAGACCAATGACCAGATGGGGCTGATTATACCGGTCGTGATCACGGTGTACGCCGACCGCAGTTTCTCCTTCATCACGAAGACGCCCCCGGCCGCGGTGCTGCTCAAGCGCGAGGCCGGCCTGGCGAAGGCTTCGGGCGAGCCCAACCGGGAGAAGGTAGGCAAGGTAACCCGGGACCAGGTGAGGCAGATCGCCGAACTCAAGAAGCCGGACCTGAACGCCGCGGATACGGAAGCGGCCATGCGCATGATCGAAGGCACGGCCCGCAGCATGGGCATAGAGGTGGAAGGCTAACCGAGGGAAGTCGCAAGGAGACGGGCCATGAAAAGAGGCAGACGCTACCTGGCCGCCAGGGAGAAGGTGGAAGCGGGGAAGGACTATCCCCTCGAGGACGCGTTGACGATCGTCAAGGAATCCTCGAAGACGAAATTCGACGAGACCGTCGATGTGGCCATGCGGCTGAACGTGGATCCCCGCCACGCGGACCAGATGGTTCGGGGCGCTATCGCGCTGCCCCACGGAACGGGAAAGGAAACCAGGGTACTCGTGCTGACCCGGGGCGAAGCGCAGAAGGACGCCCAGGAAGCCGGCGCGGACTACGTCGGCGCCGACGAGTACATCGAGCAGATCGAGAAGGGCTGGACCGATTTCGACGTCGTGATCGCCACGCCCGATATCATGCGTGACGTCGGCAAGCTGGGCCGCGTACTGGGTCCAAGGGGCCTCATGCCCAACCCGAAGAGCGGCACCGTGACCTTCGACGTCGGTCCCGCGGTCCGGGAAGTCAAGGCGGGCCGGATCGAATACCGCGTGGACCGCAACGGCAACCTGCACGGTCCCGTGGGAAAGGTGTCCTTCTCCGTGGAGCAGCTGACGGAGAACGCCTCGACGTTCATCGACGCGGTCATGCGGGCGAAGCCTGCATCCGCCAAAGGGCAATACATCAGGCGTCTTACCGTCTCCTCCGCCATGGGACCTGGCGTACAGGTCGACCGCCAGGCGGCGGCCCGCGAGGCGTAGACGACGCATCCACGGCCCGGAAGCCGTTGACGGCCCGGAAGCCGTTGACGGCCCGGAAGCCGTTGANNNNNNNNNNNNNNNNNNNNNNNNNNNNNNNNNNNNNNNNNNNNNNNNNNNNNNNNNNNNNNNNNNNNNNNNNNNNNNNNNNNNNNNNNNNNNNNNNNNNACGGCCCGGAAGCCGTTGACGGCCCGGAAGCCGTTGACGGCCCGGAAGCCGTTGAAATCAAAGGAGTCTCGACACCATGCCCCAGCCGCGTGCCGTTAAAGAGCGGATCGTCCAGGATCTGTCGACGCGATTGAAGGAAACCGATAGCGTGTACCTGACGGACCTCACCGGCCTGGACGTCGGCGAGGTAACCGAACTGCGAAGCCGGTTGCGGGCGGAGTCCGTGGAGTGCCGCGTCATCAAGAACACGCTGACGCGCCTCGCCGTCGCGGACGCGGGTCTGCCCGACCTGGGCGAGACCCTGGACGGACCGACGGCGCTCGTCTTTTCGGCCGACCCGGTGACCCCGGCGAAGATCCTCATCGAGTTCGGCAAGGACCACGAAGAACGCCCCCGCATCAAGGGCGGGTTCCTGACCGGCGAGATCATCGACGCATCGCAGGCCGTGACGCTTTCAGAGCTGCCCGGCAGAGACGAGCTGCTGGCCAGGACGGTGGGCGGCATCGCCGCGCCGATCAGCGGCCTCGTGTTCACGTTGTCCGGCGTGCTGAGCGGCCTGGTCCGCACCCTGTCGGCTCTATCGCAGCAGAAGGCGACGCAGCAGGAGCGTTGAGCAGAAGATCAAGAACAACAACGGCAGTATCCCTTAAATCCAATGGAGGTAAGCATCATGGCCGTGTCCGATATCGTAGATCAGATTGAACAGCTGACGGTGCTGGAATTGAATGATCTCGTGAAGACGCTTGAAGACAAATTCGGTGTTTCAGCCGCGGCGACGGTGGCTGTCGCCGCACCCGGCGCCGCAGACGCGGCCGCGCCGGTGGAGGAGGAGAAAGACAGCTTCGACGTCGTGCTGACCGGTTTCGGCGACAAGAAGATCCAGGTCATCAAGGTCGTGCGCGCGATCACGGGCCTGGGACTGAAAGAGGCCAAGGCACTGGTTGACGGCGTTCCCGGCGCACTGAAGGAGGGCGTCCCGAAAGAAGAGGCCGACGACATTCAGAAGCAGATCGAAGAAGCGGGCGGAACAGTCGAACTCAAATAGGCGGGAAGGTAAGTCAGGACCGGGTCCGCGCGGCATGTGCGGCGATCCCGTCACGCGCACGGGGTCGTTGCCTTGCGTCCGCGGGTACTATTCACCTACCTGCCGAAAGGAAGTGGTCAGCCGATGGATAATACCCAGATCACACGCCACGATTATTCCAAACTGCCCTCCATCATCGAAATGCCGAATCTTCTGGCGGTCCAGATAGATTCCTTCAACGCGTTTCTCCAGGCCGACGTGCCCGTTTCCGAACGCCGGAACCAGGGCCTGCAGGCCGTTTTCCTCGACATATTCCCCATCACGGACATCCACGAGCACTTCTCGCTCGAGTTCATCGAGTACATGCTCGGAGAGCCCAAGTACACCGTTCTCGAGTGCCAGGAACGGGGCATGACCTACGCGATCCCCCTGAAGGCGCGTCTGCGCCTGGTGATCCGCGAGGAAGGGGACGGTAAAAACGTAAAGGGCGACGGCAAAAACGCAAAGGCAAAGGCCGAAAGCAAGAAGGTCAAGGACATCATCGAGCAGACCGTCTTCCTCGGCGAGCTCCCCCTGATCACGGAGAAGGGCACCTTCATCATCAACGGCGCCGAACGGGTCATCGTGTCCCAGTTGCAGCGCTCCTACGGCGTGTTCTTCTCGGAAGAGACCCACCCCAACGGCAAGCAGCTTTATTCGGCCCGCATCATTCCGGAGCACGGCACCTGGCTGGAGTTCAGCCTGGACGTGAACGATGTGCTCTTCGTCCACATCGACCGGAAGCGGAAATTCCCCGTGACGCTGCTGCTGCGGGCTTTGGGCTACGAAAGCAACGAAGATATCTACCAGTTGTTCTATGAGTTCGACGACGTCCGGGCCAACAAGACCGGCGATCTCGTCGGCCGGAGCATCGGCGCAAAGGTGGTCGACAAGAAGACCGACGAGGTGATTGCCGAGAGCGGCGAACCGCTGACGGAAGCGCTGGCGGAACGTCTGGCCGAAGGGAACGGCCACCCGGGCAAGGTCAAGATCGTCCGGATGGACCCGACCCGGGAGCCGGATGTCCTGGCCAATACCTTCAAGAAGGATACGACCGCCACGTCGGAAGAGGCGCTTTCCAAGATGTACAGCCTGCTGCGGCCGGGCGATCCGCCCAACCTGGAAACGGCCCAGGCCCTGATGGACCGCATGTTCTTCAACCAGAAGCGGTACAACCTGGCGGCCGTCGGGCGCCACCGGCTCAACAAGCGCCTGAACCTGGACGTGCCCATCGATACCACCATCCTGACGTCGAACGACTTCATCGCCATCATCGACTACCTGCTGAAACTGCGCCGGGGCGAAGGCGTCACGGACGACATCGACCACCTGGGCAACCGGCGGACGCGGTCCGTGGGCGAACTCCTCGCCCAGCAGTTCAATACCGGACTGACCCGCATGTCCCGGACCATCCGGGACCGGATCAGCCTCCACGACGCCGACTCGATCACGCCCCAGGACCTGGTGAACGCCCGGACGGTCTCTTCGGTGATCGCGGCGTTCTTCGGCAGCAGCCAGCTGTCGCAGTTCATGGAGCAGACCAACCCCCTGGCCGAACTGACGCACAAGCGCAGGCTCAGTTCACTCGGCCCGGGCGGCCTGGACCGGTCGCACGCCAGCTTCGAGGTCCGCGACGTGCACCATACCCACTACGGGCGCATCTGTCCCATCGAGACGCCGGAAGGTCCGAACATCGGCCTGATCGCCTACATGGGCACCTACGGCAGGATCAACCGGTTCGGCTTCATCGAAACGCCTTACCGCCGGGTGGAGAAAGGCCGGATCACCGAGAAGATCGACTACCTGTCGGCCGATCAGGAAGAGGACTACATGATCGCCCAGGCGGCGATTTCGCTGGACGACGAAGGACGCATCGTCGGCCGCATTCCCACGCGCAACAAGGGCGACATCAAGCTGGTAGACCCCGCAGAGGTCGACTACATGGATGTTTCGCCGAAGCAGATCCTCGGCGTGTCCGCGGCCCTGATCCCCTTCCTGGAACACGACGACGCCAACCGGGCCCTCATGGGATCCAACATGCAGCGGCAGGCGGTACCCCTCCTGCGCACCGAGGCGCCCCTCGTGGGCACCGGCATGGAGCGGAAGGTCGCCGTGGATTCCGGCGCGGTGGTAGTCGCCAGGCAGAGCGGGACCGTAACGCAGGTCTCGGCCGACATGATCACGGTGACGCCGGACGAGACCGATGATTCCGATCTCTTCGACACCCCGCCCGACGTGTATCCGCTGACCAAGTTCAAGAAATCCAACCAGGAGACCTGCATCAACCAGAAGCCGATCGTGCAGACCGGCGCCCGCGTGGAAGCGGGGCAGGTGCTCGCGGACGGGCCGGCCACGGACCAGGGTGAACTCGCCCTTGGCCGCAACGTGCTGACCGCCTTCATGTCCTGGGAAGGATACAATTTCGAAGACGCCATCGTCGTCAGCGAAAGACTGGTCAAGCAGGATATCTTCTCTTCCATCCACATCACCGAGTTCGAGCTTCCCGCCCGCGAGACGAAAGTGGGCACCGAGGAGTTCACCTGCGAGATCCCCAACGTGAGCGAGGACGCCGTCCGCAACCTGGATGAATCCGGCATTATCCGGATCGGCGCCGAAGTGGGGCCCGGCGACATCCTCGTGGGCAAGGTGACCCCGAAGGG from Gemmatimonadota bacterium harbors:
- a CDS encoding 50S ribosomal protein L10 — encoded protein: MPQPRAVKERIVQDLSTRLKETDSVYLTDLTGLDVGEVTELRSRLRAESVECRVIKNTLTRLAVADAGLPDLGETLDGPTALVFSADPVTPAKILIEFGKDHEERPRIKGGFLTGEIIDASQAVTLSELPGRDELLARTVGGIAAPISGLVFTLSGVLSGLVRTLSALSQQKATQQER
- a CDS encoding 50S ribosomal protein L7/L12, whose amino-acid sequence is MMAVSDIVDQIEQLTVLELNDLVKTLEDKFGVSAAATVAVAAPGAADAAAPVEEEKDSFDVVLTGFGDKKIQVIKVVRAITGLGLKEAKALVDGVPGALKEGVPKEEADDIQKQIEEAGGTVELK
- the rplK gene encoding 50S ribosomal protein L11, with protein sequence MAKKITTVIKLQVPAGQANPAPPVGSALGQHGVNPMEFCKVFNAKTNDQMGLIIPVVITVYADRSFSFITKTPPAAVLLKREAGLAKASGEPNREKVGKVTRDQVRQIAELKKPDLNAADTEAAMRMIEGTARSMGIEVEG
- a CDS encoding 50S ribosomal protein L1 — protein: MKRGRRYLAAREKVEAGKDYPLEDALTIVKESSKTKFDETVDVAMRLNVDPRHADQMVRGAIALPHGTGKETRVLVLTRGEAQKDAQEAGADYVGADEYIEQIEKGWTDFDVVIATPDIMRDVGKLGRVLGPRGLMPNPKSGTVTFDVGPAVREVKAGRIEYRVDRNGNLHGPVGKVSFSVEQLTENASTFIDAVMRAKPASAKGQYIRRLTVSSAMGPGVQVDRQAAAREA
- the rpoB gene encoding DNA-directed RNA polymerase subunit beta codes for the protein MDNTQITRHDYSKLPSIIEMPNLLAVQIDSFNAFLQADVPVSERRNQGLQAVFLDIFPITDIHEHFSLEFIEYMLGEPKYTVLECQERGMTYAIPLKARLRLVIREEGDGKNVKGDGKNAKAKAESKKVKDIIEQTVFLGELPLITEKGTFIINGAERVIVSQLQRSYGVFFSEETHPNGKQLYSARIIPEHGTWLEFSLDVNDVLFVHIDRKRKFPVTLLLRALGYESNEDIYQLFYEFDDVRANKTGDLVGRSIGAKVVDKKTDEVIAESGEPLTEALAERLAEGNGHPGKVKIVRMDPTREPDVLANTFKKDTTATSEEALSKMYSLLRPGDPPNLETAQALMDRMFFNQKRYNLAAVGRHRLNKRLNLDVPIDTTILTSNDFIAIIDYLLKLRRGEGVTDDIDHLGNRRTRSVGELLAQQFNTGLTRMSRTIRDRISLHDADSITPQDLVNARTVSSVIAAFFGSSQLSQFMEQTNPLAELTHKRRLSSLGPGGLDRSHASFEVRDVHHTHYGRICPIETPEGPNIGLIAYMGTYGRINRFGFIETPYRRVEKGRITEKIDYLSADQEEDYMIAQAAISLDDEGRIVGRIPTRNKGDIKLVDPAEVDYMDVSPKQILGVSAALIPFLEHDDANRALMGSNMQRQAVPLLRTEAPLVGTGMERKVAVDSGAVVVARQSGTVTQVSADMITVTPDETDDSDLFDTPPDVYPLTKFKKSNQETCINQKPIVQTGARVEAGQVLADGPATDQGELALGRNVLTAFMSWEGYNFEDAIVVSERLVKQDIFSSIHITEFELPARETKVGTEEFTCEIPNVSEDAVRNLDESGIIRIGAEVGPGDILVGKVTPKGERELSPEERLLRAIFGEKAGDVRDASLKAPPGMQGIVIDTRLYSRKDSDSVAREKERETLRELERDYQQRIDQVKETRNDKLKELLGGKVCVELRDGETDEVVVPAKRKYTDSRLAELEFDRVIQSERWVVNAALNEQVRKVIQASAKNIREIENQLEREQEKIRRGDELAPGVIQLVKVYVAKKRKLSVGDKMAGRHGNKGVVAKIVPEEDMPYLPDGRHIDIILNPLGVPGRMNLGQIMEIHIGWVAREEGRYIATPVFDGASIAEIKNALDDAGLPESGKSTLYDGKTGLPFDKEVTVGYMYVMKLNHLVEDKIHARSIGPYSLVTQQPLGGKAQFGGQRFGEMEVWALQAYGASYTLQEMLTVKSDDVNGRSRLYEAIVKGDNPPEPGIPESFNVLVKELQSLALDVQLEE